One region of Pristiophorus japonicus isolate sPriJap1 unplaced genomic scaffold, sPriJap1.hap1 HAP1_SCAFFOLD_389, whole genome shotgun sequence genomic DNA includes:
- the LOC139250559 gene encoding formin-2-like gives MLQQAEPGQWLSRLKVSACVLVASCPHTCLSTVNVVGYAATLSSPPPLPPPCTGVPPPSSALYWGTTPLPRLVLGYHSPSPALYWGTTPPPPPCTGVPPPSPALYWGTTPFPRLVLGYPAPSPALYWGTPPLPPPCTGVPPSPALYWGTTPLPPPCTGVPLPSPALYWGTTPFPRLVLGYHPFPRLVLGYHPLPPPCTGVPRPSPALYWGTTPFPRLVLGYHPLPPPCTGVPRPLPRLVLGYHPLPPPCTGVPPPSSALYWGTTPLPPPCTGVPPPSPALYWGTTPFPRPVLGYPAPYWGTTPLPHPVLGYPPYQGAPLQTGIKREPAGNAQMSNWQ, from the exons ATGTTGCAACAGGCTGAGCCCGGCCAGTGGCTGTCCCGTCTCAAGGTCTCCGCCTGTGTCCTGGTGGCCTCTTGCCCACACACGTGTCTGTCTACTG TAAATGTGGTTGGATATGCTgcaacactctcttcccccccgccccttcccccaccTTGTACTGGGGTACCACCCCCTTCCTCCGCCTTGTACTGGggtaccacccccctcccccgccttgtACTGGGgtaccactccccctcccccgccttgtACTGGGGTaccacgccccctcccccgcctTGTACTGGGGTACCACCCCCTTCCCCCGCCTTGTACTGGGGTACCACCCCCTTCCCCCGCCTTGTACTGGGGTACCCCGCCCCTTCCCCCGCCTTGTACTGGGGTACCCCGCCCCTTCCCCCGCCTTGTACTGGGGTACCCCCTTCCCCCGCCTTGTACTGGGGTaccaccccccttcccccgcctTGTACTGGGGTACCACTCCCTTCCCCCGCCTTGTACTGGGGTACCACTCCCTTCCCCCGCCTTGTACTGGGGTACCACCCCTTCCCCCGCCTTGTACTGGGGTACCACCCCCTTCCCCCGCCTTGTACTGGGGTACCACGCCCTTCCCCCGCCTTGTACTGGGGTACCACCCCCTTCCCCCGCCTTGTACTGGGGTACCACCCCCTTCCCCCGCCTTGTACTGGGGTaccacgccccctcccccgcctTGTACTGGGGTACCACCCCCTTCCCCCGCCTTGTACTGGGGTACCACCCCCTTCCTCCGCCTTGTACTGGGGTACCACGCCCCTTCCCCCACCTTGTACTGGGGTACCACCCCCTTCCCCCGCCTTGTACTGGGGTACCACCCCCTTCCCCCGC CCTGTACTGGGGTACCCCGCCCCGTACTGGGGTAccacgcccctcccccaccccgtactGGGGTACCCCCCCTACCAGGGTGCACCTCTGCAAACGGGAATAAAAAGAGAACCTGCTGGAAATGCACAAATGAGTAACTGGCAATGA
- the LOC139250553 gene encoding transmembrane emp24 domain-containing protein 1-like yields MEWGIGAWSTWGPGIGAWGPGSGAWGPLLLLICSAAAESFTQPSDSEFTFVLPPGREECFYQSAGHNTSMELEYQVIGGAGIDVDFTVFSPNNEILIAESRRSDGVHAIENTIIGDYKICFDNSFSTISEKLIFFEVIFDDAQEDWSEIVEPEELLDIKIDDIKESIGNMNSKLGKSAQIQSILRAFEARDRNLQEDNLSRVNIWSAVNLGVMLIVSFIQVYMLKSLFDDRRKVQT; encoded by the exons ATGGAGTGGGGGATCGGGGCCTGGAGCACCTGGGGGCCGGGGATCGGGGCCTGGGGGCCGGGGAGCGGGGCCTGGGGGCCGCTCCTTCTGCTGATCTGCTCCGCTGCGGCCGAGTCCTTCACCCAGCCCTCGGACTCGGAGTTCACGTTCGTTCTGCCGCCGGGCAGAGAGGAATGTTTCTACCAGAGCGCcggccacaacaccagcatggagctggAGTACCAG GTTATTGGAGGCGCCGGGATAGATGTCGATTTCACCGTCTTCAGTCCAAATAATGAAATCCTGATCGCGGAGTCCCGGCGCTCTGACGGTGTCCATGC GATTGAGAACACCATTATTGGTGATTATAAAATCTGCTTTGACAATTCCTTCAGCACCATTTCTGAGAAACTTATCTTCTTTGAGGTGATTTTTGATGATGCCCAGGAAGATTGGTCGGAGATCGTGGAACCGGAGGAACTACTGGATATTAAAATTGATGATATCAAG GAGTCGATTGGGAATATGAACAGCAAGCTGGGGAAGAGTGCACAGATCCAGTCCATCCTCCGAGCCTTCGAAGCACGGGATCGCAATCTGCAAGAGGACAACTTGAGCCGGGTCAATATTTGGTCAGCAGTCAATCTGGGGGTGATGCTGATCGTGTCGTTTATCCAGGTCTACATGTTGAAAAGTCTCTTTGATGACCGCAGGAAAGTCCAAACTTAA